In Delphinus delphis chromosome 11, mDelDel1.2, whole genome shotgun sequence, one genomic interval encodes:
- the RESF1 gene encoding retroelement silencing factor 1 isoform X2, translating to MNWNAKSESVTLPPQYPKKQASFLEQTLVNTLTTASQSSLNHPGSNQEPCLFLSNLNPVSQPLLNIRNYKTPQQIPISDMHSGTIVTSQTSVERITYANVKGPKQPNHDLQMSSGVTQDVWLNSPMRNSMLSHTGATISHQTGLGTNTPNVRALQNQFLTSDTYSMQLQMIPSNSGRVPITYQGNPRLNLPVSEQQVDWAQQCASSGLTYPDYRPLPKQYSYSSRSFLPEPTLQKQTPMSSVSSQVKNSQSPNPALTLQSKQIATVPSYQYAVTQTDRRPPPPYDCRYASQPLQSTQHVVKHTSMEVPQSQEMHLPEMRKDFCRGFQQQWQNLNENFSTMGNSCNLRVNINQPFNEPVRSYVDGVQALTQNNEEKRVDSQNLTSNQVLDTSATKEKLVRDIKTLVEIKKKFSDLARKIKINKNLLMAAGCIKTTNTSYSESAQNCGLSLKQTAKIQSGPQVTLGPPYTVEDKPPTVMESAEETNRTHNTLNSNLQDRNFNQVSSVLLNSGCSQVVSSLKTSTVEITQAILNNTQFSSGNLVNVAQNVPTNSEATSLPQSTSFEEYVSKYPNKNRLILSLLASGNKTQKKLLKDTNERIHDSKLHSFEMNPNIQNTGNQVNLKTMETPGTPTTCNINAKISNNSSCFEHKSFNGMSSKSDSHFSMDLLATCLSLWKKQPSEPTEEKQCNESKKPTAAVGISKPADICEKSPFSAVVNSQNKIVNSSQDTVLSTVAQNYESSGATTTKGIAVVSPLILSDVKTLSVKGITPEALPETMYPVIKEGSVCSLQNKSSENTAALNVNEPVTSTTSTKIFPLIQKDKQSESTNTNSEVTPNTNQGKHNKLEPDIQYPVSDQQTSYLSKDSDIVGRDVLQIGSICSLVEGDTSYNSQIAEIFSLPSLQKVEPQKALPNHQVMNSRQNEQFDNITGNKDDDFQKDNFVQCTDVSHKITDQSESLQPPEPSTLKYIGAKSGIPEESSLEHITKNESMANDMCSPAAIQWDSYPQEAAQDPTTNENLEDKTSILYLHDQLSELLKEFPYGIEPVNVHEGFVVQQMAHQISKAQTCNKTGCDCKDSTDQIQITILNSEQMKELFPEQDDQPNEVDKLTEPQKEKPVTKEGNQCDPQAHAVEETCGSVILDSEKDDVRCCALGWLSMVYEGVPQCQCNSTKNSTSKEEKGKDPRSPLETNGYKQEERTSDRDVPIAFNSPPNNQLKIPLTCPIEKKYFPETEQDRNIKDKSKSEHNSSLRTEQELSGHFLSKGDKKPDSLQSHKRKRKLQFHEVTFHSTNKTAKFSQESLQRKLMAQNLRPLKPKMGFLTSKNKDLHVKNGSLVQSLSPEKRKLKAGGSKQKVLEKKLDEGSILDSEIKKKKYDKQEQNKNVGGGAFKFCNLFSTTGERARIKEKTVSNVKSSGSMDSSSKINRVLSPKEYLSRQKHKETLKKNYLKNVPCDSQYMRSNKLSTRVGSCGRSNERHNGSVQTSKESLNTGTSHGKNLKAHHSKESKTYISRNIKGTVGGKQPDKMWIDKTKLDKNLSNVNNDEFCQMASQAKDQRKLYLNRVAFKCTERERICLTKLDSSPRKLNKEKRPENKPKTLLPVKDATEKLSMLEFKLCPDGLFKNTNPVKDQNDLPSTPRKEQAPVQDDNVLANSRLSKRSFSADGFETLQNPVKDSKAMFQTYKKMYMEKRSRSLGSSPLE from the exons ATGAACTGGAATGCAAAATCAGAGAGTGTCACCTTACCACCACAGTATCCTAAAAAACAGGCATCTTTTTTGGAGCAAACTTTAGTAAACACACTTACCACAGCATCTCAAAGTTCTTTAAACCATCCTGGAAGTAACCAAGAACCGTGCCTATTTCTCAGTAATTTAAATCCAGTTTCACAGCCGCTGCTCAACAtcagaaattataaaactcctcaacaaatcCCTATTTCTGATATGCATAGTGGGACCATTGTGACCTCACAAACTTCAGTAGAAAGAATAACATATGCAAATGTTAAAGGACCCAAACAGCCAAATCACGATTTGCAAATGTCTTCAGGAGTTACACAGGATGTATGGTTGAACTCACCAATGAGGAATTCTATGCTTTCTCATACAGGGGCAACTATATCTCATCAGACTGGTTTAGGAACGAATACGCCCAATGTACGTGCACTACAGAATCAATTTCTAACATCAGATACCTATTCCATGCAACTACAAATGATCCCTTCTAATTCCGGAAGAGTTCCTATAACTTACCAAGGAAACCCGAGACTTAACCTACCTGTATCAGAGCAACAGGTTGATTGGGCACAGCAGTGTGCATCCAGTGGATTGACTTACCCAGATTACAGGCCCCTTCCAAAGCAATATAGTTACTCATCACGAAGCTTTTTGCCGGAGCCTACTCTTCAGAAACAAACCCCTATGTCATCTGTATCATCACAAGTTAAAAATAGTCAATCTCCAAATCCTGCCCTGACTTTACAGTCAAAGCAGATTGCAACTGTACCGTCATATCAATATGCGGTTACTCAAACTGACAGAAGACCTCCTCCTCCTTATGACTGTAGGTATGCAAGCCAGCCTCTGCAAAGTACTCAGCATGTTGTTAAACACACTtctatggaagttcctcagagtCAAGAAATGCACTTACCTGAAATGAGGAAAGACTTTTGTAGAGGCTTTCAGCAGCAGTGGCAAAACCTTAATGAAAATTTCAGCACAATGGGAAATTCCTGTAACTTGAGAGTAAATATCAATCAGCCTTTTAATGAACCTGTTAGATCTTACGTGGATGGTGTTCAGGCTCTTACTcaaaataatgaagagaaaagagTGGATTCTCAAAATCTAACTTCAAATCAAGTACTGGACACAAGTGCCACAAAAGAAAAGTTAGTGAGGGATATTAAAACAttagtagaaataaaaaagaagttttcGGACCTtgcaaggaaaattaaaattaataaaaatcttcTGATGGCAGCAGGTTGTATTAAAACAACTAATACCTCTTACAGTGAATCAGCTCAAAATTGTGGGTTGTCTCTGAAACAAACTGCCAAAATCCAGTCTGGACCACAGGTAACCCTAGGCCCTCCATATACTGTGGAGGATAAACCACCAACAGTAATGGAATCTGCAGAAGAAACAAATAGAACACACAATACATTGAATTCCAACCTTCAGGACAGAAATTTTAACCAAGTCAGTTCTGTTTTACTAAATTCTGGCTGTTCACAAGTTGTGAGTTCTTTAAAGACGTCAACTGTTGAGATTACCCAGGCAATATTAAATAACACCCAGTTTTCATCAGGAAATTTAGTCAATGTTGCACAAAATGTGCCAACAAATTCTGAAGCAACTTCTCTTCCTCAGTCTACATCCTttgaggaatatgtttcaaaGTATCCAAATAAAAATAGGCTGATTCTCAGTTTACTTGCATCTGGaaataaaactcagaagaaattattaaaagataCTAATGAACGTATTCATGATTCTAAACTGCATAGTTTTGAAATGAATCCAAATATCCAGAACACTGGTAACCAAGTGAATTTGAAAACCATGGAAACTCCAGGTACTCCAACTACTTGTAATATAAATGCCAAGATATCAAACAACTCTTCTTGCTTTGAGCATAAATCCTTCAATGGAATGTCTTCTAAAAGTGACTCTCACTTTTCCATGGACTTGCTAGCAACATGTCTGTCTTTGTGGAAAAAGCAACCTTCAGAACCTACGGAAGAAAAACAGTGTAATGAGtcaaaaaaacccacagcagCAGTTGGAATTTCAAAGCCTGCGGACATCTGTGAGAAGAGTCCATTTTCAGCTGTGGTAAATTCTCAGAATAAAATTGTAAACAGCTCACAAGACACAGTTTTATCAACGGTAGCACAGAATTATGAGTCTTCAGGAGCAACTACTACTAAGGGGATTGCTGTAGTATCACCCTTAATTCTTTCAGATGTCAAAACATTGTCTGTCAAAGGTATAACACCTGAAGCTTTACCTGAAACAATGTATCCAGTTATTAAAGAAGGCAGTGTTTGTAGCTTACAAAACAAATCCTCAGAAAATACTGCTGCTTTGAACGTTAATGAACCAGTGACAAGTACCACAAGCACCAAGATTTTCCCACTAATTCAGAAGGATAAGCAAAGTGAGTCAACTAATACTAATTCAGAAGTCACCCCTAATACCAATCAAGGAAAGCATAACAAATTAGAACCAGATATCCAGTATCCTGTGAGTGATCAGCAAACCTCATATCTATCAAAGGACAGTGATATTGTGGGCAGAGATGTATTACAGATTGGCAGTATTTGTTCTCTTGTTGAAGGTGATACCTCTTATAATTCCCAAATAGCAGAGATATTCAGCTTGCCCTCTTTGCAAAAGGTTGAGCCACAGAAAGCTCTACCCAATCACCAAGTAATGAACAGTAGACAAAATGAACAATTTGACAATATCACTGGGAATAAAGACGATGACTTTCAAAAAGATAATTTTGTACAGTGCACAGATGTTTCACATAAAATAACTGATCAGTCAGAGTCACTGCAACCCCCAGAACCATCGACTTTGAAGTACATTGGAGCAAAGAGTGGAATTCCAGAGGAAAGCAGTTTGGAGCATATCACTAAAAATGAAAGCATGGCTAATGATATGTGTTCACCAGCTGCTATTCAGTGGGATAGTTACCCTCAGGAAGCAGCCCAGGATCCTACAACAAATGAGAATCTCGAAGATAAGACATCGATCTTATACCTACATGATCAGCTGTCAGAACTTTTAAAAGAGTTTCCCTATGGTATTGAACCTGTGAACGTGCATGAAGGTTTTGTGGTCCAACAGATGGCACACCAAATCTCAAAAGCTCAAACTTGTAATAAAACTGGTTGTGACTGCAAAGACTCAACAGACCAGATACAAATTACAATATTAAATTCAGAGCAAATGAAAGAATTATTTCCTGAACAGGATGATCAACCCAATGAGGTAGACAAACTGACAGAGCCTCAGAAAGAAAAGCCTGTCACAAAAGAAGGGAACCAGTGTGACCCACAAGCACATGCAGTTGAAGAAACCTGTGGTTCTGTAATACTGGATTCAGAAAAAGATGATGTCCGTTGTTGTGCATTGGGGTGGCTCTCTATGGTTTATGAAGGAGTACCTCAATGCCAGTGTAATTCCACTAAGAACTCaacttcaaaggaagaaaaagggaaagatccACGTTCTCCTTTGGAGACTAACGGTTATAAACAAGAAGAGAGAACCTCTGACAGAGATGTTCCTATTGCATTTAACAGTCCTCCAAATAATCAGCTGAAGATTCCTCTGACTTGTCcaattgagaaaaaatattttcctgaaacAGAGCAAGACAGGAATATAAAAGATAAATCCAAATCAGAACATAACAGCTCATTAAGGACAGAACAAGAATTATCTGGTCACTTTTTATCTAAAGGTGATAAAAAGCCAGATTCTTTGCAgagtcacaaaagaaaaagaaaactgcaatttCATGAGGTAACTTTTCACTCCACTAACAAAACTGCAAAATTTTCTCAAGAGAGCCTGCAGAGGAAGCTCATGGCACAAAACTTACGACCACTAAAACCAAAGATGGGTTTTTtgacaagtaaaaataaagatttgcATGTGAAGAATGGTTCTTTGGTACAGTCATTATCACcggaaaagagaaaattgaaagcaGGTGGCTCTAAAcaaaaagttttggaaaagaaGTTAGATGAAGGGAGCATACTTGATTCagagataaagaagaagaaatatgatAAACAAGAGCAGAATAAGAATGTGGGAGGTGGTGCATTTAAATTCTGTAACCTTTTCTCAACCACAGGTGAAAGAGCCAGGATTAAAGAAAAGACAGTGTCAAATGTTAAGTCCTCAGGCTCTATGGATAGCTCCTCTAAAATTAATAGAGTTCTGTCACCAAAGGAGTATTTATCAAGGCAGAAGCAtaaagaaacattaaagaaaaactaCCTGAAAAATGTACCATGTGATTCTCAGTATATGAGATCAAATAAACTTTCTACGCGAGTGGGAAGTTGTGGGAGATCAAATGAGAGACACAATGGCAGTGTACAGACCTCTAAGGAATCATTAAATACTGGTACAAGCCATGGTAAAAACCTCAAAGCCCATCATTCCAAGGAGTCTAAAACATACATTTCAAGGAATATTAAAGGAACAGTTGGTGGAAAGCAACCTGATAAAATGTGGATTGATAAAACCAAATTAGACAAAAATTTAAGTAATGTAAATAATGACGAATTCTGCCAAATGGCTTCCCAAGCAAAGGATCAAAGGAAACTGTATCTGAATAGAGTTGCATTTAAATGCACTGAACGTGAGCGCATTTGTCTCACGAAATTAGACAGTTCACCCAGGAAgcttaataaagaaaagagaCCAGAAAATAAACCTAAGACCCTTTTACCTGTGAAAGatgccacagagaaactaagcATGCTGGAGTTTAAATTATGTCCAGATGGACTATTTAAGAATACAAACCCTGTTAAAGACCAGAATGATCTGCCATCTACTCCTAGGAAGGAGCAAGCTCCTGTGCAAG atGATAATGTTTTGGCTAATTCAAGACTCTCCAAGAGAAGTTTCAGTGCAGATGGATTTGAGACACTACAAAACCCAGTAAAAGATTCAAAAGCAATGTTTCAAACCTACAAAAAGATGTACATGGAGAAGAGAAGCAGAAGTCTTGGTAGCAGTCCTTTAGAATAA
- the RESF1 gene encoding retroelement silencing factor 1 isoform X1, whose protein sequence is MNWNAKSESVTLPPQYPKKQASFLEQTLVNTLTTASQSSLNHPGSNQEPCLFLSNLNPVSQPLLNIRNYKTPQQIPISDMHSGTIVTSQTSVERITYANVKGPKQPNHDLQMSSGVTQDVWLNSPMRNSMLSHTGATISHQTGLGTNTPNVRALQNQFLTSDTYSMQLQMIPSNSGRVPITYQGNPRLNLPVSEQQVDWAQQCASSGLTYPDYRPLPKQYSYSSRSFLPEPTLQKQTPMSSVSSQVKNSQSPNPALTLQSKQIATVPSYQYAVTQTDRRPPPPYDCRYASQPLQSTQHVVKHTSMEVPQSQEMHLPEMRKDFCRGFQQQWQNLNENFSTMGNSCNLRVNINQPFNEPVRSYVDGVQALTQNNEEKRVDSQNLTSNQVLDTSATKEKLVRDIKTLVEIKKKFSDLARKIKINKNLLMAAGCIKTTNTSYSESAQNCGLSLKQTAKIQSGPQVTLGPPYTVEDKPPTVMESAEETNRTHNTLNSNLQDRNFNQVSSVLLNSGCSQVVSSLKTSTVEITQAILNNTQFSSGNLVNVAQNVPTNSEATSLPQSTSFEEYVSKYPNKNRLILSLLASGNKTQKKLLKDTNERIHDSKLHSFEMNPNIQNTGNQVNLKTMETPGTPTTCNINAKISNNSSCFEHKSFNGMSSKSDSHFSMDLLATCLSLWKKQPSEPTEEKQCNESKKPTAAVGISKPADICEKSPFSAVVNSQNKIVNSSQDTVLSTVAQNYESSGATTTKGIAVVSPLILSDVKTLSVKGITPEALPETMYPVIKEGSVCSLQNKSSENTAALNVNEPVTSTTSTKIFPLIQKDKQSESTNTNSEVTPNTNQGKHNKLEPDIQYPVSDQQTSYLSKDSDIVGRDVLQIGSICSLVEGDTSYNSQIAEIFSLPSLQKVEPQKALPNHQVMNSRQNEQFDNITGNKDDDFQKDNFVQCTDVSHKITDQSESLQPPEPSTLKYIGAKSGIPEESSLEHITKNESMANDMCSPAAIQWDSYPQEAAQDPTTNENLEDKTSILYLHDQLSELLKEFPYGIEPVNVHEGFVVQQMAHQISKAQTCNKTGCDCKDSTDQIQITILNSEQMKELFPEQDDQPNEVDKLTEPQKEKPVTKEGNQCDPQAHAVEETCGSVILDSEKDDVRCCALGWLSMVYEGVPQCQCNSTKNSTSKEEKGKDPRSPLETNGYKQEERTSDRDVPIAFNSPPNNQLKIPLTCPIEKKYFPETEQDRNIKDKSKSEHNSSLRTEQELSGHFLSKGDKKPDSLQSHKRKRKLQFHEVTFHSTNKTAKFSQESLQRKLMAQNLRPLKPKMGFLTSKNKDLHVKNGSLVQSLSPEKRKLKAGGSKQKVLEKKLDEGSILDSEIKKKKYDKQEQNKNVGGGAFKFCNLFSTTGERARIKEKTVSNVKSSGSMDSSSKINRVLSPKEYLSRQKHKETLKKNYLKNVPCDSQYMRSNKLSTRVGSCGRSNERHNGSVQTSKESLNTGTSHGKNLKAHHSKESKTYISRNIKGTVGGKQPDKMWIDKTKLDKNLSNVNNDEFCQMASQAKDQRKLYLNRVAFKCTERERICLTKLDSSPRKLNKEKRPENKPKTLLPVKDATEKLSMLEFKLCPDGLFKNTNPVKDQNDLPSTPRKEQAPVQVSGIKSTKEDWLKCLTEEKRMPEANQEIDDNVLANSRLSKRSFSADGFETLQNPVKDSKAMFQTYKKMYMEKRSRSLGSSPLE, encoded by the exons ATGAACTGGAATGCAAAATCAGAGAGTGTCACCTTACCACCACAGTATCCTAAAAAACAGGCATCTTTTTTGGAGCAAACTTTAGTAAACACACTTACCACAGCATCTCAAAGTTCTTTAAACCATCCTGGAAGTAACCAAGAACCGTGCCTATTTCTCAGTAATTTAAATCCAGTTTCACAGCCGCTGCTCAACAtcagaaattataaaactcctcaacaaatcCCTATTTCTGATATGCATAGTGGGACCATTGTGACCTCACAAACTTCAGTAGAAAGAATAACATATGCAAATGTTAAAGGACCCAAACAGCCAAATCACGATTTGCAAATGTCTTCAGGAGTTACACAGGATGTATGGTTGAACTCACCAATGAGGAATTCTATGCTTTCTCATACAGGGGCAACTATATCTCATCAGACTGGTTTAGGAACGAATACGCCCAATGTACGTGCACTACAGAATCAATTTCTAACATCAGATACCTATTCCATGCAACTACAAATGATCCCTTCTAATTCCGGAAGAGTTCCTATAACTTACCAAGGAAACCCGAGACTTAACCTACCTGTATCAGAGCAACAGGTTGATTGGGCACAGCAGTGTGCATCCAGTGGATTGACTTACCCAGATTACAGGCCCCTTCCAAAGCAATATAGTTACTCATCACGAAGCTTTTTGCCGGAGCCTACTCTTCAGAAACAAACCCCTATGTCATCTGTATCATCACAAGTTAAAAATAGTCAATCTCCAAATCCTGCCCTGACTTTACAGTCAAAGCAGATTGCAACTGTACCGTCATATCAATATGCGGTTACTCAAACTGACAGAAGACCTCCTCCTCCTTATGACTGTAGGTATGCAAGCCAGCCTCTGCAAAGTACTCAGCATGTTGTTAAACACACTtctatggaagttcctcagagtCAAGAAATGCACTTACCTGAAATGAGGAAAGACTTTTGTAGAGGCTTTCAGCAGCAGTGGCAAAACCTTAATGAAAATTTCAGCACAATGGGAAATTCCTGTAACTTGAGAGTAAATATCAATCAGCCTTTTAATGAACCTGTTAGATCTTACGTGGATGGTGTTCAGGCTCTTACTcaaaataatgaagagaaaagagTGGATTCTCAAAATCTAACTTCAAATCAAGTACTGGACACAAGTGCCACAAAAGAAAAGTTAGTGAGGGATATTAAAACAttagtagaaataaaaaagaagttttcGGACCTtgcaaggaaaattaaaattaataaaaatcttcTGATGGCAGCAGGTTGTATTAAAACAACTAATACCTCTTACAGTGAATCAGCTCAAAATTGTGGGTTGTCTCTGAAACAAACTGCCAAAATCCAGTCTGGACCACAGGTAACCCTAGGCCCTCCATATACTGTGGAGGATAAACCACCAACAGTAATGGAATCTGCAGAAGAAACAAATAGAACACACAATACATTGAATTCCAACCTTCAGGACAGAAATTTTAACCAAGTCAGTTCTGTTTTACTAAATTCTGGCTGTTCACAAGTTGTGAGTTCTTTAAAGACGTCAACTGTTGAGATTACCCAGGCAATATTAAATAACACCCAGTTTTCATCAGGAAATTTAGTCAATGTTGCACAAAATGTGCCAACAAATTCTGAAGCAACTTCTCTTCCTCAGTCTACATCCTttgaggaatatgtttcaaaGTATCCAAATAAAAATAGGCTGATTCTCAGTTTACTTGCATCTGGaaataaaactcagaagaaattattaaaagataCTAATGAACGTATTCATGATTCTAAACTGCATAGTTTTGAAATGAATCCAAATATCCAGAACACTGGTAACCAAGTGAATTTGAAAACCATGGAAACTCCAGGTACTCCAACTACTTGTAATATAAATGCCAAGATATCAAACAACTCTTCTTGCTTTGAGCATAAATCCTTCAATGGAATGTCTTCTAAAAGTGACTCTCACTTTTCCATGGACTTGCTAGCAACATGTCTGTCTTTGTGGAAAAAGCAACCTTCAGAACCTACGGAAGAAAAACAGTGTAATGAGtcaaaaaaacccacagcagCAGTTGGAATTTCAAAGCCTGCGGACATCTGTGAGAAGAGTCCATTTTCAGCTGTGGTAAATTCTCAGAATAAAATTGTAAACAGCTCACAAGACACAGTTTTATCAACGGTAGCACAGAATTATGAGTCTTCAGGAGCAACTACTACTAAGGGGATTGCTGTAGTATCACCCTTAATTCTTTCAGATGTCAAAACATTGTCTGTCAAAGGTATAACACCTGAAGCTTTACCTGAAACAATGTATCCAGTTATTAAAGAAGGCAGTGTTTGTAGCTTACAAAACAAATCCTCAGAAAATACTGCTGCTTTGAACGTTAATGAACCAGTGACAAGTACCACAAGCACCAAGATTTTCCCACTAATTCAGAAGGATAAGCAAAGTGAGTCAACTAATACTAATTCAGAAGTCACCCCTAATACCAATCAAGGAAAGCATAACAAATTAGAACCAGATATCCAGTATCCTGTGAGTGATCAGCAAACCTCATATCTATCAAAGGACAGTGATATTGTGGGCAGAGATGTATTACAGATTGGCAGTATTTGTTCTCTTGTTGAAGGTGATACCTCTTATAATTCCCAAATAGCAGAGATATTCAGCTTGCCCTCTTTGCAAAAGGTTGAGCCACAGAAAGCTCTACCCAATCACCAAGTAATGAACAGTAGACAAAATGAACAATTTGACAATATCACTGGGAATAAAGACGATGACTTTCAAAAAGATAATTTTGTACAGTGCACAGATGTTTCACATAAAATAACTGATCAGTCAGAGTCACTGCAACCCCCAGAACCATCGACTTTGAAGTACATTGGAGCAAAGAGTGGAATTCCAGAGGAAAGCAGTTTGGAGCATATCACTAAAAATGAAAGCATGGCTAATGATATGTGTTCACCAGCTGCTATTCAGTGGGATAGTTACCCTCAGGAAGCAGCCCAGGATCCTACAACAAATGAGAATCTCGAAGATAAGACATCGATCTTATACCTACATGATCAGCTGTCAGAACTTTTAAAAGAGTTTCCCTATGGTATTGAACCTGTGAACGTGCATGAAGGTTTTGTGGTCCAACAGATGGCACACCAAATCTCAAAAGCTCAAACTTGTAATAAAACTGGTTGTGACTGCAAAGACTCAACAGACCAGATACAAATTACAATATTAAATTCAGAGCAAATGAAAGAATTATTTCCTGAACAGGATGATCAACCCAATGAGGTAGACAAACTGACAGAGCCTCAGAAAGAAAAGCCTGTCACAAAAGAAGGGAACCAGTGTGACCCACAAGCACATGCAGTTGAAGAAACCTGTGGTTCTGTAATACTGGATTCAGAAAAAGATGATGTCCGTTGTTGTGCATTGGGGTGGCTCTCTATGGTTTATGAAGGAGTACCTCAATGCCAGTGTAATTCCACTAAGAACTCaacttcaaaggaagaaaaagggaaagatccACGTTCTCCTTTGGAGACTAACGGTTATAAACAAGAAGAGAGAACCTCTGACAGAGATGTTCCTATTGCATTTAACAGTCCTCCAAATAATCAGCTGAAGATTCCTCTGACTTGTCcaattgagaaaaaatattttcctgaaacAGAGCAAGACAGGAATATAAAAGATAAATCCAAATCAGAACATAACAGCTCATTAAGGACAGAACAAGAATTATCTGGTCACTTTTTATCTAAAGGTGATAAAAAGCCAGATTCTTTGCAgagtcacaaaagaaaaagaaaactgcaatttCATGAGGTAACTTTTCACTCCACTAACAAAACTGCAAAATTTTCTCAAGAGAGCCTGCAGAGGAAGCTCATGGCACAAAACTTACGACCACTAAAACCAAAGATGGGTTTTTtgacaagtaaaaataaagatttgcATGTGAAGAATGGTTCTTTGGTACAGTCATTATCACcggaaaagagaaaattgaaagcaGGTGGCTCTAAAcaaaaagttttggaaaagaaGTTAGATGAAGGGAGCATACTTGATTCagagataaagaagaagaaatatgatAAACAAGAGCAGAATAAGAATGTGGGAGGTGGTGCATTTAAATTCTGTAACCTTTTCTCAACCACAGGTGAAAGAGCCAGGATTAAAGAAAAGACAGTGTCAAATGTTAAGTCCTCAGGCTCTATGGATAGCTCCTCTAAAATTAATAGAGTTCTGTCACCAAAGGAGTATTTATCAAGGCAGAAGCAtaaagaaacattaaagaaaaactaCCTGAAAAATGTACCATGTGATTCTCAGTATATGAGATCAAATAAACTTTCTACGCGAGTGGGAAGTTGTGGGAGATCAAATGAGAGACACAATGGCAGTGTACAGACCTCTAAGGAATCATTAAATACTGGTACAAGCCATGGTAAAAACCTCAAAGCCCATCATTCCAAGGAGTCTAAAACATACATTTCAAGGAATATTAAAGGAACAGTTGGTGGAAAGCAACCTGATAAAATGTGGATTGATAAAACCAAATTAGACAAAAATTTAAGTAATGTAAATAATGACGAATTCTGCCAAATGGCTTCCCAAGCAAAGGATCAAAGGAAACTGTATCTGAATAGAGTTGCATTTAAATGCACTGAACGTGAGCGCATTTGTCTCACGAAATTAGACAGTTCACCCAGGAAgcttaataaagaaaagagaCCAGAAAATAAACCTAAGACCCTTTTACCTGTGAAAGatgccacagagaaactaagcATGCTGGAGTTTAAATTATGTCCAGATGGACTATTTAAGAATACAAACCCTGTTAAAGACCAGAATGATCTGCCATCTACTCCTAGGAAGGAGCAAGCTCCTGTGCAAG tttcaggaataaaaagtacaaaagaagACTGGTTAAAATGTTTGACTGAGGAGAAAAGGATGCCGGAAGCCAACCAAGAAATAG atGATAATGTTTTGGCTAATTCAAGACTCTCCAAGAGAAGTTTCAGTGCAGATGGATTTGAGACACTACAAAACCCAGTAAAAGATTCAAAAGCAATGTTTCAAACCTACAAAAAGATGTACATGGAGAAGAGAAGCAGAAGTCTTGGTAGCAGTCCTTTAGAATAA